The sequence below is a genomic window from candidate division Zixibacteria bacterium HGW-Zixibacteria-1.
GATAAGACGTGAGGTCAGGATAATATCATCCAGGTTGAAAATGATATTGTTTTCGCCGAAAATAACGCCGATCTCACCGTCGGACTCACTGATGAACTTCGGGATAATATTCAGAACCTTGGGCGGAATAATAATATCTTCGGAAACACCTTTGAGTTTGGAATTCTCCATAGAGATCTTGGCCAGGCGATGACCGTCGGTGGCCACCATGGTCATCATGTCACCTTTCGTGGACCAGAGAACACCATTGAGCGCCGGCCGCGTTTCATCCAGTGAACAGGCAAAGGTCGTCTTTTTGATCATCGTGACAAAATCGGAACCTTCAATTTTTATCTGCTTCTTGGTATTAACAACCGGTAGTTTAGGGAAATCTTCAGCGGTGGCACAGGCTATTTTGTAGGAACCATTGGGAACTTTGATCTCGACTCGACTGGCAGTTCCTTCAAATGTTATTTCCGATTCGGGCAATTCCTTGATGATATCGAATAATATTCTACCCGGAAGGACCGCAATTCCTTTTTTGGCCACGGCACAATCGAAAGTCGCCGTTATTGACACCTCAAGATCGGTTGCCGAAATTTTTAACTTATCCTCAAGAGCCTCGAAAATGACATTCGATAAAATCGGTAAAGTCGATTTAGTTGGAACTACCTGCAATACAGATTGAAGATATCCGCTCAGCCTCGATTTAGATAGGTTGAACTTCATTTATGATTTCCTCCGACATTGTTATACACAACTAATAGATATTATTCTTTCTATATATATATAATATATAATAATAATAATGCCTGTTGGTATGTTAATAATTCTGTTTTCATCCGTCTTAGGTGTTCGTTTTCAAAAACTTATCTACTCCTGAAAAGGATAGCCTCTTTGAGTATAGGATGTCAACAAAAGTTTTTAATCTTGTCTCTTTTCCACAACTTAAATTTCTCAACATTTCGAACACCGGTTAAACCACCGCTTATTGACAGCCTTAAGCCAGCAGGGCCGCCTCGAGATTATTTATTTTTTCTCTGAAATCGTAGTCGTTTTCAATTCTTTTGGCGATCATTTCGCAGGCATGAATGACTGTGGAATGATCGCGCCCGCCGAAAGCCTCACCGACACTTTTCAGCGAAAAAGCGGTCAGCTTTCTTGAAAGATACATGGCTACCTGGCGGGCCAGAGCTATTTGGGATGTTTTTTTCTTGGCCGTCATCATGGCCGGATCTGTCCTGAAAATCTCCGCCGTTTTCTTCTGAATTTCCGTGATGGAAATTTCTCTTTTGGGGCGGACAATCTCTTTTCCGAGAACACGTTCGGCAAAGTGGCGGTCTATTTCAGTCTTTTCCAGCGAAGCATAGGCCAGCAGTTTGGTCAAACACCCTTCCAGTTCGCGAACGTTGCTGGTGACATTGTCGGCGATAAAATAAAGAACATCCTCAGGAATCAGGACCTTTTCCTGGTCGGTATGTTTTCTGAGAATGGCAATTCTCGACTCAAGATCGGGCGGCTGCAAGTCAGCCACCAGGCCGGATGAAAACCGTGACAGCAGCCTTTCTTCGAGACCTTTAATATCCCGCGGATGACGGTCCGAAGTGAGGACCACTTGCTTTCCGGAGTGAAAGAGATCATTGAAGGTGTGAAAGAATTGCTCCTGGGTTGATTCTTTTCCGGAAAAGAACTGAACGTCATCGATCAACAGAATATCAGCCGAACGATACAATGATGTGAAGTCGGTTATCTTCCCGGTGGAAACGGCATTAATGAAGTCGGAGGTGAATTTTTCGGATGTGGCATAAACAATTTTCTTGTTGGGCGATTGCTCCTGGGCAAAATGCCCGACGGCCTGTACAAGATGCGTCTTGCCGAGCCCGGTTCCACCGTATATCAACAGCGGATTATATGGTGTTTTCCCCGGAGCCTCCGCGACCGCAACGGCGGCGGCATGCCCGAATTGGTTGAATTTTCCGACGACAAAATTATCGAATCGAAAACGTTCATTCAGCGGATAATCCAGCCGTGAATTTTGCGGTGCGGGCGCCGGCGTTCTGACAGGATTGAAGTTAATCTCGGTCTGTGAGTCAAAATCCGACGGATTACTGATTTCAAAAATGAAGTCAATACTTTTTCCGGCAACTTCCCGGATAGCTTCGGAAATAAGATCGGAGTATCGGTCGGAGAGCCAGTCGGCGACAAATTGATTGGGTACTGTTACAATAATTGATGATGCGTTTGAATCGTATGCACCCCTGGTATACTTGAACCATGTACTAAAGGAATGTTTCTTGACGCGAAGCGACATGTAGTCCAGACAGTTCTCCCACATTTTCTGGTATTCCGAAATATTGGTAATCGTCATTCCTCCCCCCATTCTAAGAGAATTCAAGGATTTTGATCCTGTGAAATCACTTTTGTCTAGGAATAATATATAGGTGTGAAAAAAGCATGTTTGAATTTACGATCCATGTTATGGCGCATAAAGCTTTGTTTGTCATGGCGGTAAGGTTTCCTCTGGCAAAAAAATCAGCGCTGAAAACAGTTATCCATAATTTGTTAACATGCTCTTATTCAATAACTTCTAATAAACTCCAAATAAAGGTACAATAATTATGACGTCAAGGGTTCGAAGCTTAATTTTAAAAGATATTTTAACTCGTTTAATTTCAAGAGATTATCAAAAAACCCCGAATTTGTCAATTTATAACGAGAATAATTTATCGACCTCAAAAAAATTGTTGAAAGTTGTAATGTATATGGCATCAACAGGTACTGAGACTTTTGCGGTTTAACCTTCATTGTTTGCAAGACCGGGAACGCTTCTATGAATTGATGGATTATATTTTGGCTGCGGGCGCCGGAGGACGCCCCTGCCGATGAGAGAAAAGTACAGCATTTTATGTGGTTGCAAAAATAATGTTTTGGGTTCAATGAATACATGCTTGATGAGATCAGTTTCATTTCTTAAGTAATCAGGTTTCTCGCCCCGACGACCACATGTCCGACAGGGCAATTTAAAGTTCAGGATTCTCTCTTCATCGTGGATTTATCCACACTTAGGCCACAATTGACAAAAAATTAATACCAATAAGCGCTTGCATCACAATAAGCAATGACAAGAGAAGAAAGTTATTCACATTTTTTTACTATTTTGTGATTTCAGGCAGGCCTGACCTAGCTTAATAGAATATAGCGACTCTCCGGGAATATCACCATAATATTTCGCAATAAATTATTCCAGACAAAATTATCTGTGAGACATCCGATTATGGAAGGGCTTTGTATTTGCTTTTTATTGCAATAATTTTTTTCGACAAAAAAAATTTTATTAAAAGTTGTAATGCCCTCTTGGAGAACAGGTAGTACTATGGTTTAGTCGAGGCAACCTTCGATGCCAGTTCCAGGTAGTACCCCGATAATTCTTTGCTCTCTGATAGTGCAATCAGTTGTCCCGAATCGGCAGCCTCGCGTATCTCGATTCTGATCGGAATTTCACCGATGAACGGAACTTTCAGATATTTGGCCAAATCCTTACCCCCGTCCTTACCGAAAATGTACTCCCGCCGGCCATTAGTCTCGTAATAAGCCATGTTTTCTATAACGCCGAGCACCGATAACTTAGTCTGCTCGGCCATCTTGGCAACCCGTCCGGCAGTATGCGACGCCAGCGGCTGCGGTGTCGTGATGACAAGCATTTCTGATTTGGGGAGCGCCTGTGCAATCGATATGGTGACATCACCTGTCCCTGGAGGAAGATCAATAAGAAGGAAATCGAGTTTGTCCCACAGGACATCGGAAATAAATTGATTGATGGTTTTATGCAGAAGCGGACCGCGCCAGATGACCGGTGTGTTTTCGTCCACAAAAAAGCCGATTGATATTATCTGTATGCCATCCTTGGTAATAGGTACGATATGATCATCAATTGTGGTCGGCTGACCGCTCACCCCGAATATCCTCGGGATCGAAAAACCATAGACATCGGCATCAAGAACGCCCACTTTATAGCCGAGCCTTTTCAGGGCCCCGGCCAGATTGCCTGTAACGGTCGATTTACCTACTCCGCCCTTGCCCGAAGCGACACAAATAACGCGATCGGCAAAATCGCCGGCCACCGGCGCTTCCTTGCCGTGAGACGCCGCGTCAGCTTTATGATCCTTGCCGTAAATTCTCTTCGCCAAATCCTTTCGCTGTTCCGGTGTCATCGTCCCCATCTTAACTTCAACCTGCTCCACGCCGGCGATTTCGGCCAGGGCGCCGCTGACATCTTCACTGATTTTTTTCTTCAGAGGGCAGCCCGGTATCGTCAGGGAGACTTCGACCGTAACTTTGCCGCCGTCGATATCCACCGCTTTAATCATATTCAGTTCGGTCAAAGACCGATTTAATTCAGGATCCTTGACCGTGCCAAGGGCTTCCATCACTTTGTTTTTATCTATCATAGCTTCACCTTATTGCTTTGAGGTACTTATTATCTATAAATGCTGATATCACCGAATAGTCCAATTATTGAGTGAAATCTTTTGGGATTTCATCATTATTTCTATCTGTTTCCGGTCTTACGGCCGGTTCTGTTTGATTGAGAAAAAGAAGAAAGATCAGCAGAATGATAACACCGATGGTTATTGATGCATCGGCAATGTTAAACACCCACCAGCGGTCGAAATGCAAACCGAACATGTTTATATCGAAAAAATCGAAGTCAAGGAAATCGACCACCTTGCCGAACCGAATACGATCTATGATGTTGCCGACTGCGCCGCCCGCGACGGCCGCCATGGGCAACGAAATCAACAGATTGTGGCGATTGATGTAAATGAAATAAATAACGATCAAAAGAATGAGAAGTGACGAGACCAAATAGAAGATACCGCTTCCGAAATCGGTCCCAAGGGCGCCACCCTTATTAAAAATCAGCTTTAGTTGGAAAAAAGTACCGAGAACCTGCCAGGGCTGGCCTTCAATGAGACGGCCAAGTGCATACAACTTAGTCAACTGGTCGGCTATAACCACTACCGCCAGAGTAAGTAACGGGATAAGCAGATGTCGTTTACTAACGCCGGCCAGTCTTGGCCTCCTCTTCACTTTCTTTACACTCAAGGCAGAGCCTGGCATGCGGAACCGCTTCCAGCCGGGCCTTCTGAATTTGTTTGCCGCAGGTTTGGCATTTTCCGAAGTCGCCTTTGCGAAGCCGTCTCAGGGCTTCATCGATGTGGTACAACAGGCGTCCCAACTTCGAGGCAAACATGAAGGCCTTCTCGCGCTCCATGTTATCAGTTCCCTGATCGGCCATATGATATGAATAGCTCGAGAGATCACCGGTGGCATCCTTGGTCGTGGCATCGCGTATTTCCTTGCTGCGCTTGAGCTGCTCCGCCAGTTCCTCTCTTTTCTTCAAGAGGAGCTTTTCATACTTTTCCAATTCGTCTTTTTTCATGGGTGCTCCCAATTCTATATCCTTATGACTACTATATCCGCCTTAATACCATTTATGTTCCAGTTTTTTCCGCCATTTTCAGACGAAATCGAATCGACAAGCGCAATTTCATCAGCCAGCGTTTCTCCGCAAATAAATGCGTCATGCTTTCTTACTGCGGCCGCAAGAGGCTCTTCGGTCCTGACCATTATTTTAATACGATCGGTCACCTCAAATCCAGAAGACTTTCTCATGTTCTGGATTTTGTTGACGATCTCTCTGGCGAACCCTTCGTCGCGCAGAATATCGTCAATTTCTGTTTTGAGCGCAACTGTTATTCCATCGTCGCTTTCGACCGCAAAACCTTCTTTTTCCAGCTTCTCAATGTCAACTTCTTCTTTGGTCAATTGATACGAGGTTCCGTCAATAGTGATTTCAAGGCTCTCGGTCTTTATGAACTTTTCAAGGTCATCACTCGCCAGTCCGGTCACCCTGGTCGCGATCTGCTTCACCGCCGAGCCCAATCGCGGGCCGGCTTTGGCAAAATTGAGCTTGCCCTTATAAGAAACCACCGAGGAAATATCCGATAAGTCCTCTATCTCCTTGACATTCAACTCATCCTTTATTATCCGAAATTCCGTCTTAACCTTATCGAATTTACCGATTCCGGGAATATTCACCAGAACCCCGGCCAGCGGCTGCCTGACCTTGATATTGACCCGGTTGCGCGCGGCGCGTCCGATCGAGACGATTTTCTGGGCCAGAGCCATCGATTCCTCGAGCTCGGAATTGATAACGCCTTCATCAAAATCGGGGTAATCCTGCATGTGAACCGAGATCCGTCCATCCTTCTTATTCGGCGCCGTAAGCTCCTGCCAGAGGAATTCAGACATAAACGGAGCTGCCGGGGCGATCAGCCTGGCCACACCGCACAGGATCTCGTAAAGAGTCAGATAGGCGCGCATTTTGGACGGATCATTCTCCGGAGCCCAGAACCGACGCCGGTTTAACCTGATATACCAGTTGGACAGGTCATCGATAACAAAATCGGTAATCTGGCGGGTCGGCGGCGTAATGTCATAATTATCTAGCCGCTCGCCGACATTTTTGACAAGGGTGTTATAGCGCGATATGATCCATTGATCGATCCGTTCGGGCGGGCCGGCAAACTGTCCCAGAAATTCCGAAACCGAATTAGACTCCTTATTGGCCCTTTCCGCGATATCATCGATATTGGAGTAGAGCGCAAAGAAGCTAAAGCTGTTTTTCAGCGTATCGAAAAACTTTCGGATGACCTCGTCAAGCTGCTTCTCGTCGAATTTCTTGGCCAGCCAGGGATTGGAACCATTGATGAACAGCCAGCGCAGCGGATCGGCCCCGTATTGCGAGAAAATATACAGAGGATCGACCACATTGCCCTTACTTTTCGACATCTTCTTGCCTTCCTTGTCAAGGACATGCGAATGGACAAGGACATTCCGGAACGGCTCTTTGTCGAAAAGCATGGTCGAGATGGCCAGGAGTGTGTAGAACCAGCCACGGGTCTGATCGATCGCCTCGGAGATAAACTCACACGGGTACTTTATTTCGAAAACATCCTTATTCTCAAAGGGATAATGCCACTGGGCATAAGGCATCGACCCGGAATCGAACCAGGTGTCGATAACTTCCGGCACGCGTGTCATGGCGCCGCCGCATTTCTCGCACTTAAGCTTGATGGCGTCAATACCCGGCTTATGAACGTCGATAGTATCCGGCACGTCGATACCGTCCCGGCGAATCTGTTCGAGTGAACCGACCGCTGTCATATGGCCGCATGACTCATTGTCGCAGATCCAAATCGGAAGCGGCGTGCCCCAGAAACGTTCGCGCGAAAGGGCCCAATCGACATTGTTTTCCAGCCATTCCAGCATCCGGCCGGTGCGGATTTCATCCGGATACCAGTGGATGGCGTTGCTATTTTTAAGAAGCTGTTCCTTAAACTGAGTCGTCCGGATATACCAGCTGTGCCGGGTGATATAGATCAAGGGCGAATCACAGCGCCAGCAGAACGGGTAGTTGTGAACATACTCTGCCACCTTAAACAGCTTGCCCTCAGTCTTCAAATCTTCAATTATAAACGGGTCGGCCTTTTTGATAAACTTCCCTTCATACTTACCTGAACCGGGTACAAAATGGCCGTTGGGGGCGACCGCCTGAAGAACCGGAAGGCCATATTTTTGACCGATTTCGTAGTCATCGGCGCCGTATCCCGGCGCGATATGGACAATTCCGGTGCCGTCTTCGAGCGTCACGAAATCGCCGTTGATGACATAAAAGGCCTTGTCCGACATATCCTTAAATGTGTCGAACAACGGAATGTATTTTTTATTCGCGAAATTTGAGCCCCGCTTCCTCTCCAAAACCTCATATTCATCATGCAGGGTTGAGGGGGCCAGAGCCTCGGCCAGGACCAGCTTCTCACCCTTATAATTCACCAGTACATAGTTGGCGTTTGGGTGCATACATAGGGCGGCATTTGACGGCAACGTCCATGGCGTCGTGGTCCAGACAAGGAAGTAATAATCTTCATCGACTGCTTTGACTTTGACAAACACCGAAGGGTCGGCCACTTCGGCATAACCCTGGGCAACCTCATGGCTCGACAGACCGGTCTCGCAGCTCGGGCAGAACGGCACTGTCTTATATCCCTTGTATATCAAATCCCGGTCGAAATAGTTCTTCAAAATCCACCAGACTGTCTCGACATAATTATCGGCCAGGGTGATGTAAGCGTTATCCAGATCGAGCCAGTAACCCATCTTGCGCGTAAGTGTGTTCCAGTCATCAATATACTTGAACACCGATTCTTTACACTGCTGCGTGAATTTATCGATACCATATTTGAAAATATCCGATTTGTTTTCGAATCCGAGCCGTTTCTGGACCTCGATTTCGACCGGCAGGCCGTGTGTGTCCCATCCGCCCTTGCGGTCCACCCGGAAGCCTTTCATCGACTTATAGCGGCAGACCATGTCCTTGATGGTTCGTGACAGGACATGATGAATCCCCGGTTTGCCATTGGCGGTCGGCGGGCCTTCATAGAAGACAAAATGCGGGCGGTCCTGAACCGCTTCCATCGACTTCTCGAACACCTTGTTATCTTCCCAGAATTTGAGAATTTTGGCTTCTGCATCGGGAATTTTGAACTCATTTAACTGGTCGAATTTCATAAGCTTACATCTATACGTTAAGTTTTTTCAAAAAAATGATTTTCTATAACCTGATAAATTAAGCCAACGAAAGAGTAAAGTAAAGTGAAATATTCCCCGAATGTGGATTATTTGTGGAGAAATCATAAGGCAATATCGTTATTCGAAATCATATTCGATTTAAGGGTAGGGAAGGAGTCTCCGGACTCCTGCCATTTTGTTAGTTGCCATCCCTATAAATGATCGGCGGGTTCTCAAACCCGCCGCAGTCGATCTTTTTCTGGACCAGCCGAGCACAAAATTATTATCACTGGAAAAGTCGGTAGGTCGGCGTTCCGAGCGCATGAGCCTTGGCGAATAAACGAGAAACCCGGACATTTGTTGGATCATAATCTTGTCGGGTTTCTCATTCGTCCGATGACTCTATTCCGAGCTTGAATTACTAGCTTTCCTTATTCGTCGATAAGAATTCAAATCGTGCAAATCTATACTCTTTATCTTAATAAGCCTATTCCATAACCAATACTTATGACCCATCCCTACGACGATAAGAATTCTCTTTTCTGTATTTCGGTCAATTACTTGATTGATCTTTTTCAGAAAATACTCATTCCCCGAAATATAATATTCATGGAGTTTGGGAAAATAATGCTTGATGGTCATATCCAGAGCCTCATTCATTGAGTGGAATTCCGACAATTGCGAATTCTCTATGCATTCA
It includes:
- a CDS encoding MRP family ATP-binding protein, with the protein product MIDKNKVMEALGTVKDPELNRSLTELNMIKAVDIDGGKVTVEVSLTIPGCPLKKKISEDVSGALAEIAGVEQVEVKMGTMTPEQRKDLAKRIYGKDHKADAASHGKEAPVAGDFADRVICVASGKGGVGKSTVTGNLAGALKRLGYKVGVLDADVYGFSIPRIFGVSGQPTTIDDHIVPITKDGIQIISIGFFVDENTPVIWRGPLLHKTINQFISDVLWDKLDFLLIDLPPGTGDVTISIAQALPKSEMLVITTPQPLASHTAGRVAKMAEQTKLSVLGVIENMAYYETNGRREYIFGKDGGKDLAKYLKVPFIGEIPIRIEIREAADSGQLIALSESKELSGYYLELASKVASTKP
- the lspA gene encoding signal peptidase II, whose translation is MPGSALSVKKVKRRPRLAGVSKRHLLIPLLTLAVVVIADQLTKLYALGRLIEGQPWQVLGTFFQLKLIFNKGGALGTDFGSGIFYLVSSLLILLIVIYFIYINRHNLLISLPMAAVAGGAVGNIIDRIRFGKVVDFLDFDFFDINMFGLHFDRWWVFNIADASITIGVIILLIFLLFLNQTEPAVRPETDRNNDEIPKDFTQ
- the dnaN gene encoding DNA polymerase III subunit beta, which gives rise to MKFNLSKSRLSGYLQSVLQVVPTKSTLPILSNVIFEALEDKLKISATDLEVSITATFDCAVAKKGIAVLPGRILFDIIKELPESEITFEGTASRVEIKVPNGSYKIACATAEDFPKLPVVNTKKQIKIEGSDFVTMIKKTTFACSLDETRPALNGVLWSTKGDMMTMVATDGHRLAKISMENSKLKGVSEDIIIPPKVLNIIPKFISESDGEIGVIFGENNIIFNLDDIILTSRLIEGPYPNYEQVIPSETDKTMSISKDELSGAVRRIAILSNSLTHQVKFSLKGNALTISTTNADVGGEGKETIPCEYAGEALELGYNATYVSEILGKMDSDEVIFGLSNAVSAGVIYSPDIPKEQFLCLIMPLRLAD
- a CDS encoding transcriptional regulator; the encoded protein is MKKDELEKYEKLLLKKREELAEQLKRSKEIRDATTKDATGDLSSYSYHMADQGTDNMEREKAFMFASKLGRLLYHIDEALRRLRKGDFGKCQTCGKQIQKARLEAVPHARLCLECKESEEEAKTGRR
- a CDS encoding chromosomal replication initiator protein DnaA, yielding MGGGMTITNISEYQKMWENCLDYMSLRVKKHSFSTWFKYTRGAYDSNASSIIVTVPNQFVADWLSDRYSDLISEAIREVAGKSIDFIFEISNPSDFDSQTEINFNPVRTPAPAPQNSRLDYPLNERFRFDNFVVGKFNQFGHAAAVAVAEAPGKTPYNPLLIYGGTGLGKTHLVQAVGHFAQEQSPNKKIVYATSEKFTSDFINAVSTGKITDFTSLYRSADILLIDDVQFFSGKESTQEQFFHTFNDLFHSGKQVVLTSDRHPRDIKGLEERLLSRFSSGLVADLQPPDLESRIAILRKHTDQEKVLIPEDVLYFIADNVTSNVRELEGCLTKLLAYASLEKTEIDRHFAERVLGKEIVRPKREISITEIQKKTAEIFRTDPAMMTAKKKTSQIALARQVAMYLSRKLTAFSLKSVGEAFGGRDHSTVIHACEMIAKRIENDYDFREKINNLEAALLA
- a CDS encoding isoleucine--tRNA ligase translates to MKFDQLNEFKIPDAEAKILKFWEDNKVFEKSMEAVQDRPHFVFYEGPPTANGKPGIHHVLSRTIKDMVCRYKSMKGFRVDRKGGWDTHGLPVEIEVQKRLGFENKSDIFKYGIDKFTQQCKESVFKYIDDWNTLTRKMGYWLDLDNAYITLADNYVETVWWILKNYFDRDLIYKGYKTVPFCPSCETGLSSHEVAQGYAEVADPSVFVKVKAVDEDYYFLVWTTTPWTLPSNAALCMHPNANYVLVNYKGEKLVLAEALAPSTLHDEYEVLERKRGSNFANKKYIPLFDTFKDMSDKAFYVINGDFVTLEDGTGIVHIAPGYGADDYEIGQKYGLPVLQAVAPNGHFVPGSGKYEGKFIKKADPFIIEDLKTEGKLFKVAEYVHNYPFCWRCDSPLIYITRHSWYIRTTQFKEQLLKNSNAIHWYPDEIRTGRMLEWLENNVDWALSRERFWGTPLPIWICDNESCGHMTAVGSLEQIRRDGIDVPDTIDVHKPGIDAIKLKCEKCGGAMTRVPEVIDTWFDSGSMPYAQWHYPFENKDVFEIKYPCEFISEAIDQTRGWFYTLLAISTMLFDKEPFRNVLVHSHVLDKEGKKMSKSKGNVVDPLYIFSQYGADPLRWLFINGSNPWLAKKFDEKQLDEVIRKFFDTLKNSFSFFALYSNIDDIAERANKESNSVSEFLGQFAGPPERIDQWIISRYNTLVKNVGERLDNYDITPPTRQITDFVIDDLSNWYIRLNRRRFWAPENDPSKMRAYLTLYEILCGVARLIAPAAPFMSEFLWQELTAPNKKDGRISVHMQDYPDFDEGVINSELEESMALAQKIVSIGRAARNRVNIKVRQPLAGVLVNIPGIGKFDKVKTEFRIIKDELNVKEIEDLSDISSVVSYKGKLNFAKAGPRLGSAVKQIATRVTGLASDDLEKFIKTESLEITIDGTSYQLTKEEVDIEKLEKEGFAVESDDGITVALKTEIDDILRDEGFAREIVNKIQNMRKSSGFEVTDRIKIMVRTEEPLAAAVRKHDAFICGETLADEIALVDSISSENGGKNWNINGIKADIVVIRI